The Chelatococcus sp. HY11 nucleotide sequence CACCGCAACAGGGTCGTCTTGCCGCAACCTGAGGGACCGAGCAGGGCGATGAATTCGCCGGGCGCCGCGTCGAGATTGATGTCACGCAGCGCGGGGGCGCCATCGTAGGATTTGGCGACATCCCGGATCGCGATGCGCCCACGCGTCGGGCGGGGGGCGGGTTCAGCCATTGCGGCGCTGTTCCTGGTTGCTCGGCAGGGTGAGGTTGCGCAGTCCATAGGTGTATTCGAGCGCGATAAGCCCGATGATGACAATGATCATCTTGACCACGGAAATCGCCGCGACGGCGGGATCGTAGTTGTTGACGAGATAGCCGAGTATCGCGACCGGAAGTGTCATCGACCGCGCGTTGGACAGCAGCAGCGAAATCGCGACTTCGTCAAAGGAAATCAGGAAGGCAAACATTCCTCCCGCGAACAGCGCGGGTCGGAGCATCGGCAATGTCACATGCCAGAAGGTCGCGAGCGGCGGCGCGCCGAGGGTGTAGGAGGCCTCCTCGATCCGAGGGTCTGTGCTCGCATAGACGGCCACGATCGTGCGCAGGAGATAGGGGATGGTGATCACGACATGGCCGATCACGAGGCCCGTGAAGGTGTTTCCGAGGCCGATGGCGCTGAGGTAGAACAGCAAGGCTATCGCCAGGATGAGCGCCGGCATGCTGAGCGGCGACAGGAGAAAGGTCTGGATCGCCGTCGAGAAGCGAAAGGGATGCCGGACGAGGGCGATGGCGGCGGGTACCGCGACAATCGCGGCAAACACGGTCGCCATCAACCCGAGCACGACGCTGTTCCACATGGGCCGCATGAAGGCGGGGTCGGCCAGAACCTGCTCAAACCACCGTAGCGAGAAGCCGGGGGGCGGGAAGGATACGAAGCTTGCGGATGAAAAGGCGACGACGAAGACGATCGCCTGCGGCGCCATGATGAACAGGGCGGCGAGGACGACATAGATCCTCAAGCCTTTGCCGAGTTTCTCGACCTGCCTCATCGGCCAGCCCTCGACCCGGCGAGACGCAACTGCGCTGCGATCACGATGATAGCGGTGATGAGCAGGATATTGCCGAGGGCGGCCGCAAACGGCCAGTCCGACGCAAGGTTGAGTTGCTGATAGATGAGCAGCGGGAGAACCATCGTTGCATTGCTGCCCATGAGCATCACGGTCACGAAACTGCCCATGCTCAACGCGAAGACCAGCAGCATACCTGTCATGACGCCCTGGGCGCTGAGAGGTAGGACAACATGCATAAAACTTCTGAAAGGGGAGGCGCCAAGGGTCGTCGCGGCTTCCTCCAGCGCGCCGTCAATGCCTTCGAGCGTGCTGGCGATGGACAGTACCATGAACGGGAGGAGGACGTGGACCAGCGCCAGCCAGATCGCGAACCAGCCGCTGCCGATATTGACCGTATCGAGGTTGAGCGCCTTGAGGATCGCATTGATGACGCCACTGCGCCCCAGGATGATCATCCACCCAAAAGTGCGGACCACGACATTGATGAGAAGCGGTGTAACGATCATGAAGATCAAGAGGCTTTTCGTGCGCCCCGACGACCGCGCGATGGCGAGAGCCAGGGGATAGCCCAGCACGAGCGTGGCCAAGGTGACCGCTATGCTCAGCGCGATCGTGACCCCGAGAACACCGAGATAATAGGTGTCGCCGAGCGCGCGCGCATATTGGTAGATCCCAAGGCCGTCCGGCGTCTCAAGACTGCGTCCGGTGTTGAGCGCGAGCGGCCCGACAAAGAACGCAAGAAGAAAAACGACAGCCGGCAGGGATAGAAGGAGGCCGGGTGCAACACCCGGCCTCGCGCGAGCCGCTTCGGTCATCACAGCATGCTACCGCCAGCGGTTGCCATGTCAGCGGATTTCCTTGTTCCAGCGATCAATCCACGCCGGGATCTTGTC carries:
- a CDS encoding ABC transporter permease, which produces MRQVEKLGKGLRIYVVLAALFIMAPQAIVFVVAFSSASFVSFPPPGFSLRWFEQVLADPAFMRPMWNSVVLGLMATVFAAIVAVPAAIALVRHPFRFSTAIQTFLLSPLSMPALILAIALLFYLSAIGLGNTFTGLVIGHVVITIPYLLRTIVAVYASTDPRIEEASYTLGAPPLATFWHVTLPMLRPALFAGGMFAFLISFDEVAISLLLSNARSMTLPVAILGYLVNNYDPAVAAISVVKMIIVIIGLIALEYTYGLRNLTLPSNQEQRRNG
- a CDS encoding ABC transporter permease, which translates into the protein MTEAARARPGVAPGLLLSLPAVVFLLAFFVGPLALNTGRSLETPDGLGIYQYARALGDTYYLGVLGVTIALSIAVTLATLVLGYPLALAIARSSGRTKSLLIFMIVTPLLINVVVRTFGWMIILGRSGVINAILKALNLDTVNIGSGWFAIWLALVHVLLPFMVLSIASTLEGIDGALEEAATTLGASPFRSFMHVVLPLSAQGVMTGMLLVFALSMGSFVTVMLMGSNATMVLPLLIYQQLNLASDWPFAAALGNILLITAIIVIAAQLRLAGSRAGR